From one Microbacterium aurum genomic stretch:
- a CDS encoding F510_1955 family glycosylhydrolase, protein MISPTTRRLAITATVTVALLLTGCSTTPAEPDAPAGTAAGFGHVHGIVDAGDSTVLLGTHTGLYTLGEDGTVTGPVGGIDLDAMGLTATGDTLYASGHPGPSTPAELGAPNLGIIRSLDAGASWEPVAFTGEEDFHVLTVTGDGTLYGIGSSRLLLRTSSDGGQSWADGAELPAVDLAAATDGTLYAATQDGLQHSTDGGATFTPAPDAPVLYLVETDPTGGVVGVDTDGTLRRLVGTGWENVGTTTGTVQALGVTGDGAIVLVDDRGVVWIRDTTATVLIPAATP, encoded by the coding sequence ATGATCTCTCCCACCACCCGCAGACTGGCGATCACGGCCACCGTCACCGTCGCGCTGCTGCTCACGGGCTGCAGCACCACCCCTGCGGAGCCCGATGCCCCCGCGGGCACCGCGGCCGGGTTCGGGCATGTGCACGGCATCGTCGACGCCGGTGACAGCACCGTGCTGCTGGGCACCCACACCGGCCTGTACACGCTGGGCGAGGACGGCACCGTCACCGGCCCGGTCGGTGGCATCGACCTGGACGCGATGGGACTGACCGCTACCGGTGACACCCTCTACGCGTCCGGGCACCCCGGCCCGTCCACCCCGGCGGAGCTCGGCGCCCCCAACCTCGGCATCATCCGCAGCCTCGACGCCGGCGCCTCGTGGGAACCGGTCGCGTTCACCGGGGAAGAGGACTTCCACGTCCTCACCGTCACCGGCGACGGCACCCTGTACGGGATCGGATCCTCCCGGCTGCTGCTGCGCACCAGCAGCGACGGCGGGCAGAGTTGGGCGGACGGTGCCGAGCTGCCCGCCGTCGACCTGGCCGCCGCGACCGACGGCACCCTGTACGCCGCCACCCAGGACGGGCTGCAGCACAGCACCGACGGTGGCGCCACCTTCACCCCGGCGCCGGACGCGCCAGTGCTGTACCTGGTGGAGACCGACCCAACCGGTGGGGTGGTCGGAGTGGACACCGACGGGACGTTGCGACGCCTAGTCGGCACCGGCTGGGAGAACGTCGGCACCACCACGGGAACCGTCCAAGCCCTCGGGGTCACCGGGGACGGTGCGATCGTCCTGGTCGATGACCGCGGCGTGGTCTGGATCCGCGACACCACCGCCACCGTTCTCATCCCGGCGGCAACACCATGA
- a CDS encoding DUF305 domain-containing protein: MRFRTLTLTAGALATVLVLAGCAPTDGTMPGMDHGPGGMTSTAPSQSAAAFNAADEMFVTMMIPHHQQAIEMADQILAKDGIDERVVSLAEQIKAAQDPEIQTMKGWLQEWGVPYDDSMSGMDGMDMGGGMMSEDDMAALDAATGVEATRLFLNGMIAHHQGAVTMAQSVLTDGQNPDVAALAQQIIDGQTAEITTMQDILASL, from the coding sequence ATGCGTTTTCGTACTCTCACGCTGACCGCCGGCGCCCTGGCCACCGTGCTCGTGCTCGCCGGCTGCGCCCCCACCGACGGCACCATGCCCGGCATGGACCACGGACCCGGGGGGATGACCAGCACCGCCCCCTCCCAGTCCGCCGCCGCGTTCAACGCCGCGGACGAGATGTTCGTGACCATGATGATCCCGCACCACCAGCAGGCCATCGAGATGGCCGATCAGATCCTCGCGAAAGACGGCATCGACGAGCGAGTCGTCTCCCTCGCCGAGCAGATCAAGGCCGCACAGGACCCGGAGATCCAGACCATGAAGGGCTGGCTTCAGGAGTGGGGCGTCCCGTACGACGACTCCATGTCCGGGATGGACGGCATGGACATGGGCGGCGGGATGATGTCGGAGGACGACATGGCCGCTCTGGATGCCGCGACCGGGGTCGAGGCGACCCGCCTGTTCCTGAACGGCATGATCGCTCACCACCAGGGCGCCGTGACGATGGCGCAGTCGGTGCTCACCGACGGACAGAACCCGGACGTGGCCGCCCTCGCGCAGCAGATCATCGACGGGCAGACCGCCGAGATCACCACGATGCAGGACATCCTCGCCAGCCTCTGA
- a CDS encoding DUF6153 family protein: MNVIRSHARLTPGVRRLLLAAPIALAIITGLLSMHVLTGSHQPALASETSAMSTHSQVGSAPAAADDTPMTAAAAEGAGGHCQDGCGSPAGMPDHSMLMMVCVLALLAAVIVLLAPTSRALLTYAVARSRSHTRTLLVGLPHPRPPSLLVLSISRT, translated from the coding sequence GTGAACGTGATTCGCTCGCACGCGCGTCTGACCCCCGGGGTGCGACGGCTCCTGCTGGCCGCTCCGATCGCCCTGGCGATCATCACCGGGCTGCTGTCCATGCACGTCCTGACCGGTTCCCACCAGCCCGCCCTGGCATCAGAGACCAGCGCGATGAGCACGCACAGCCAGGTCGGCTCCGCACCAGCCGCCGCCGACGATACGCCGATGACCGCAGCTGCGGCGGAGGGCGCTGGAGGGCATTGCCAGGACGGGTGCGGCAGCCCTGCGGGGATGCCGGATCACTCGATGCTGATGATGGTGTGCGTGCTGGCGCTGCTGGCCGCGGTGATCGTCCTGCTCGCCCCGACGTCCCGTGCCCTTCTCACATACGCCGTAGCCCGCTCGCGCTCCCATACCCGGACTCTGCTGGTCGGATTGCCGCATCCCCGCCCGCCTTCACTGCTTGTCCTGTCCATCAGTCGCACCTGA
- a CDS encoding DUF6153 family protein yields the protein MIEEGASTVNQVVARRRALGSRRALWFYLAAVTAIIAGLLAMHSLSLEEDQAGTVVSASAVVAAPDAAADVLVSGVVTPSCDETVCGTSHAFAAVTCLLALLTLLILVLPARDGWMSLLAWLRSLPGRSSSFTSGSPLLRPSLIVLSISRT from the coding sequence GTGATCGAGGAAGGGGCGTCGACGGTGAACCAGGTGGTGGCGCGACGGCGGGCACTCGGGTCCCGGCGTGCCCTGTGGTTCTACCTGGCCGCGGTGACCGCGATCATCGCGGGGCTGCTTGCGATGCATTCGCTGAGTCTGGAAGAGGACCAGGCGGGCACTGTCGTGTCCGCCTCCGCAGTCGTTGCGGCCCCCGATGCCGCCGCTGATGTCCTGGTCAGCGGGGTGGTGACGCCCTCGTGCGATGAGACGGTCTGCGGGACGTCTCATGCTTTCGCTGCCGTGACGTGTCTGCTCGCGTTGCTGACCCTGCTCATCCTGGTGCTCCCGGCCCGGGACGGGTGGATGTCGCTGCTGGCGTGGCTGCGATCCCTCCCCGGCAGGTCGAGCTCGTTCACGTCCGGGTCGCCTCTTCTGCGGCCCTCCCTGATCGTGCTGTCGATCAGCCGCACCTGA